Proteins encoded within one genomic window of Ottowia sp. SB7-C50:
- a CDS encoding VOC family protein, which yields MKALFHLAYHVTDLDAARRFYGGVLGCREGRSTDTWVDFDFFGHQISLHLGEPFKTTDTGRVGDHWVPMPHLGLILQRADWQAMADRLTAAGTAFVIAPHLRFAGQPGEQWTMFFRDPFGNPIEVKGFEDLASVYAA from the coding sequence ATGAAAGCCCTGTTCCACCTGGCCTACCACGTGACGGACCTTGACGCGGCGCGCCGCTTCTACGGCGGCGTGCTGGGCTGCCGCGAAGGCCGCAGCACCGACACGTGGGTCGATTTCGACTTCTTCGGCCACCAGATCTCGCTGCACCTGGGCGAGCCGTTCAAGACCACCGACACCGGCCGCGTGGGCGACCACTGGGTTCCAATGCCGCACCTGGGCCTAATCCTGCAGCGCGCCGACTGGCAGGCCATGGCCGACCGGCTGACCGCTGCCGGCACCGCGTTCGTCATCGCGCCGCACCTGCGCTTTGCCGGCCAGCCGGGCGAGCAATGGACCATGTTCTTCCGCGATCCGTTCGGCAATCCGATCGAGGTCAAGGGCTTCGAGGACCTGGCGTCGGTGTACGCTGCCTGA